A single genomic interval of Candidatus Eisenbacteria bacterium harbors:
- a CDS encoding C25 family cysteine peptidase: MMTLRRTPTILRVIRVCLFYGSASGFLLLALGSLCSAALSDSTNAYDYILLAPDELLQAAMPLVQHRQDSSPCGGGGGHRALAVATSEVYSEFSPGAEGIKEFLSYAYDNWAVRPRFVFLVGDANYDTTQSGDLIPSHYVFFDFSGTPVRIAWEDWFVSVGENDSLPKMAIGRLPARTSTEVTIYVNKVLEYEGAYGSHRWKDNLLFVAEDNNINFVSGPYVRQAVEDLLTNHTPSSYFWDKLAFYASEPEYDTWAERKAALLQEINRNTDGKTLIVGMGTIASSNLFVDFLSLEGPCSCQGHDWCFDAAELSNTQDFPLVIGASCGLGSFFGRQTSGCGDRDVTLADAFLFAQNKGAIGWVGPASGASYQAGNHMLMRELLDQLFLNESLPVGEAFRRAKIDAELAYPYLLWPIREYVLLGDPALIWARNYSPEITAIDGLPVRMESGASCAVSVDWTDRNGTFDCYPGARDFFQLAWGARQGSISDEHDNWVTYTAPSVTQPTWDTLTVSVLDQTNRSDTERRRVSITLPSGGCPFLLVRDKLGYVLDNSILRGSEGTEIAMSQDHYLIQGDLEPVDGQYWLKIAEFESEVSRIDEAKLTVVDHPTTLPPGAYVLGAYETLDLHAGLAEDGGPFLYTLNAPPLIIDASSSATSSLTLQSNDGATCEGVADDWLRVRFEGYAAESLEAVTGNGEESLAPFDGILLVASGKPPFPCEEDCDPSPPVSDVAQSTFTERIDGRGSTIRWKRMEHYRPR; encoded by the coding sequence ATGATGACCCTGCGACGAACGCCAACGATTCTCCGGGTCATTCGCGTATGCTTATTCTACGGCTCTGCATCAGGCTTCTTGCTTCTTGCCCTCGGTAGCCTCTGTTCGGCGGCATTGAGCGACTCAACCAATGCCTACGACTACATCCTTCTTGCCCCGGACGAGCTTCTTCAGGCAGCAATGCCGCTCGTGCAACACCGGCAGGATAGCTCTCCGTGCGGAGGAGGCGGGGGTCACAGGGCACTCGCTGTAGCTACATCAGAGGTTTACTCTGAATTCTCGCCTGGCGCTGAAGGCATCAAGGAATTCCTCTCGTACGCATACGACAACTGGGCCGTACGCCCTCGATTCGTGTTTCTCGTGGGCGACGCAAACTATGACACCACACAGTCTGGGGACCTCATACCGAGCCATTATGTTTTCTTCGACTTCAGTGGGACGCCCGTGAGGATCGCCTGGGAAGATTGGTTTGTGTCCGTGGGCGAAAACGATAGCCTTCCCAAGATGGCCATAGGCCGCCTGCCGGCCCGAACCAGTACGGAAGTGACAATCTACGTCAATAAGGTTCTTGAATACGAGGGCGCGTACGGTTCACATCGCTGGAAAGACAACTTGCTGTTTGTGGCGGAAGACAACAACATCAATTTTGTATCCGGTCCCTATGTGAGACAAGCAGTGGAAGACTTGTTGACGAATCACACTCCTTCTTCCTATTTCTGGGACAAGCTTGCCTTCTACGCCTCCGAGCCTGAGTACGACACTTGGGCCGAACGAAAAGCCGCTCTGCTTCAGGAGATAAACAGGAATACAGACGGGAAGACGCTAATTGTGGGCATGGGCACTATAGCCAGTAGCAACCTCTTCGTGGATTTCTTATCTCTTGAGGGTCCTTGCTCTTGCCAAGGCCATGATTGGTGCTTTGATGCTGCGGAGCTTTCAAACACCCAGGATTTCCCGCTTGTGATCGGAGCTTCTTGTGGACTCGGCTCCTTCTTCGGCCGGCAGACATCGGGATGTGGCGACCGGGATGTTACCCTGGCTGACGCCTTCCTGTTCGCCCAGAATAAGGGGGCGATAGGCTGGGTCGGCCCTGCGTCTGGCGCCTCCTATCAGGCGGGGAACCACATGCTCATGAGAGAGCTGCTAGATCAGCTCTTTCTCAACGAGTCTCTTCCGGTGGGAGAGGCCTTCAGGCGCGCCAAGATCGATGCCGAGCTCGCATATCCGTACCTCCTCTGGCCCATCCGCGAGTATGTACTTCTGGGCGACCCGGCCCTCATATGGGCCCGCAACTACTCCCCCGAGATAACGGCTATTGATGGGCTTCCCGTTCGCATGGAGAGTGGCGCGAGCTGTGCTGTGTCCGTCGACTGGACAGACAGGAACGGCACTTTTGACTGTTATCCCGGGGCCAGAGATTTCTTTCAGCTTGCCTGGGGAGCTCGGCAGGGATCGATCTCTGACGAGCACGATAACTGGGTCACGTATACAGCCCCGTCCGTGACGCAGCCGACGTGGGACACTCTGACCGTCTCAGTGCTTGACCAGACCAATAGAAGCGACACGGAGAGGAGACGAGTATCCATCACCCTTCCGTCAGGAGGATGTCCCTTCCTCCTTGTCAGGGACAAGCTCGGCTATGTTCTCGACAACAGCATACTTCGCGGCTCCGAAGGAACAGAGATTGCCATGAGCCAGGATCACTATCTGATCCAAGGTGACCTTGAACCCGTGGATGGTCAGTACTGGCTAAAGATCGCCGAGTTCGAGAGCGAAGTCTCCAGGATTGATGAGGCCAAGCTGACGGTTGTGGATCATCCGACCACACTTCCGCCCGGAGCCTACGTGCTTGGCGCGTACGAGACTCTGGATCTACACGCTGGCCTCGCCGAGGACGGAGGACCATTCCTTTACACCCTCAACGCTCCGCCTCTCATAATCGACGCCTCTTCCTCCGCCACGAGCTCGCTGACGCTTCAGTCCAATGACGGTGCTACATGCGAGGGAGTCGCAGACGATTGGCTCAGAGTCCGATTTGAAGGATACGCGGCTGAAAGCCTCGAAGCGGTGACGGGCAACGGAGAAGAGAGTTTGGCACCATTTGACGGCATCCTCCTTGTCGCGAGCGGAAAGCCACCTTTTCCGTGCGAGGAGGATTGTGACCCTTCCCCTCCAGTATCAGACGTGGCGCAATCGACTTTCACAGAGAGGATTGACGGTAGAGGTTCCACAATACGATGGAAGCGGATGGAGCACTATCGGCCTCGTTAG
- a CDS encoding energy-coupling factor transporter transmembrane protein EcfT, which yields MLPQSPIGRYVDTGSIVHSLDARAKSVCLLLLLAACFSIHSLWSLGLVVALFLTVTILSRLPFRTAIGNGRLLLLFLGLAVVFNALFWQPASSVSLFVMPHPHLAGLVRGAWAGAKLIVMMSFVNLFLLCTAPEECTEAVAFFLSPLKRIVRGVAGVPMVVTIALRFVPLVLAEGNRIMIAQRARGMRAERRLTGRIRDLRPLVVPLFRSVLTRADQLSVALEVRCFDPSRPRRSAFARNFSLRDAGALLCCVCVLVLVRILG from the coding sequence TTGCTGCCGCAGAGTCCCATAGGAAGGTACGTCGACACGGGCTCGATTGTTCACTCACTCGACGCTCGCGCAAAGAGCGTCTGCCTCTTGTTATTGCTGGCGGCCTGTTTTTCGATTCACTCGCTCTGGTCGTTGGGTCTAGTGGTGGCGCTGTTTCTGACTGTCACGATTTTGTCGCGTCTTCCTTTCCGAACGGCCATCGGAAACGGGAGACTCTTGCTCCTGTTCTTGGGCTTGGCCGTGGTATTCAACGCCCTCTTCTGGCAGCCCGCGAGCTCCGTGAGCTTGTTTGTCATGCCCCATCCGCATTTGGCGGGCCTCGTCAGGGGCGCATGGGCAGGCGCAAAGCTTATTGTGATGATGAGCTTCGTGAACCTCTTCTTACTCTGCACTGCACCCGAAGAGTGTACGGAGGCAGTGGCGTTCTTCCTCTCTCCGCTCAAGCGAATCGTCCGTGGTGTTGCCGGCGTGCCCATGGTCGTGACGATCGCTTTGAGGTTTGTGCCACTCGTACTGGCGGAGGGGAACAGGATCATGATTGCCCAGCGCGCGAGGGGAATGCGGGCGGAACGCAGGCTCACTGGAAGAATAAGGGACTTGAGGCCGCTCGTAGTGCCTCTCTTCAGAAGCGTGCTCACGAGGGCGGACCAACTCTCCGTCGCTCTTGAAGTGAGGTGTTTCGATCCCTCCAGGCCGAGGCGAAGCGCCTTCGCGAGGAACTTCAGTCTGAGAGACGCTGGTGCGCTCTTGTGTTGTGTCTGCGTACTCGTCCTGGTGAGAATCCTAGGGTAG
- the truA gene encoding tRNA pseudouridine(38-40) synthase TruA: MDESPKCPAQLRNLKLVLEYDGSEFHGWQIQRRERTVQGVLEEALARLLGSPHRVVAASRTDAGAHARGQVASFHTRSVMPAGRVMLGLNGIFPDDVVVREAGEVGLDFSARRSAKSRLYSYRVVLGPSALWRGHAWSVRRPLKLSAMEEACRGIIGLRDFRAFSGIPEQGDSTLCTVIESAWREWSGGYVFEIEADRFIIHMIRTLAGTMVRLGEGKLSVNEFVEALHTRTRPKLGMTAPARGLCLEAVKYD, encoded by the coding sequence TTGGATGAATCGCCGAAGTGTCCTGCTCAGTTACGAAACTTGAAGCTCGTCCTCGAGTACGACGGAAGCGAGTTTCACGGCTGGCAAATTCAGAGACGCGAGCGCACCGTGCAGGGCGTCCTTGAAGAAGCTCTTGCGCGACTGCTGGGTTCACCTCACAGGGTGGTTGCGGCCAGCAGAACGGACGCGGGAGCGCACGCCCGCGGGCAGGTGGCGAGCTTCCACACGAGAAGCGTGATGCCGGCGGGCAGAGTGATGCTGGGGCTGAACGGAATATTCCCCGATGACGTGGTGGTGAGAGAAGCCGGCGAAGTCGGTCTCGACTTTAGCGCCAGGCGCAGCGCAAAGAGCCGCCTTTACAGCTACCGTGTTGTGCTCGGGCCTTCGGCTCTTTGGAGAGGGCATGCATGGTCCGTCCGGCGCCCCCTCAAGCTTTCGGCCATGGAGGAGGCCTGTCGTGGTATCATTGGTCTCAGAGACTTTCGCGCATTCTCGGGAATCCCGGAACAGGGAGACAGTACTCTCTGCACCGTGATCGAGAGCGCCTGGCGGGAATGGTCTGGAGGTTACGTTTTCGAGATCGAAGCTGATAGATTCATCATTCACATGATCAGGACCCTCGCCGGCACGATGGTCAGGTTGGGAGAAGGGAAACTGAGTGTCAATGAATTCGTCGAGGCGTTGCACACGAGAACAAGACCAAAGCTGGGAATGACGGCGCCGGCGAGAGGGCTCTGCCTCGAGGCAGTCAAGTACGATTGA
- the fsa gene encoding fructose-6-phosphate aldolase, whose amino-acid sequence MKFFVDTANVGEIREAASMGILDGVTTNPSLLCKESGEPRAILKEICSIVDGPVSAEVVALDREGMVREALDLSKLHPNIVIKVPLTKEGVKAIKELGEKGVRTNATLVFSSNQAILAAKAGATYVSPFIGRLDDAGHVGMDVIREIVTIYGNYGFETEVIVASVRSPLQVVDAALAGAPIVTAPFKIIELMFNHPLTELGIKKFLEDWDKIQKRCKT is encoded by the coding sequence ATGAAGTTTTTCGTCGATACTGCAAACGTTGGAGAGATTCGTGAAGCAGCGAGCATGGGCATACTGGATGGTGTCACCACGAATCCGAGTCTTCTCTGCAAGGAGTCGGGCGAGCCTAGAGCCATCCTCAAGGAAATCTGCTCGATAGTGGACGGTCCGGTGAGCGCGGAGGTCGTGGCTCTTGACAGAGAGGGGATGGTGAGGGAAGCGCTGGACCTGAGCAAGCTTCATCCCAACATCGTGATCAAGGTTCCCCTCACAAAAGAGGGCGTCAAGGCAATAAAGGAACTGGGTGAGAAGGGTGTTCGCACAAATGCCACCCTGGTCTTCTCGTCCAACCAGGCGATACTGGCCGCAAAGGCCGGCGCCACGTACGTGAGCCCCTTCATCGGCAGACTGGATGACGCGGGTCACGTGGGCATGGACGTAATTCGCGAAATCGTGACGATCTACGGGAACTACGGCTTCGAGACGGAGGTAATAGTTGCGAGCGTGAGAAGCCCGCTGCAGGTCGTCGACGCCGCTCTCGCGGGGGCGCCGATAGTGACGGCGCCTTTCAAGATAATCGAGTTGATGTTCAACCATCCACTGACCGAGCTCGGGATAAAGAAGTTCCTGGAGGATTGGGACAAGATACAGAAAAGATGCAAGACCTGA
- a CDS encoding trypsin-like peptidase domain-containing protein, whose protein sequence is MERQVVVENSRNRTVIGLAIGLLSIGVLVLGIAIGRANIGKGAGDSLLKGGPEAAEPLRLVTRSSDDTPAGSMSTLDISRDVDDSRDNAIVRASRIAGPSVVSVSVIQTLVARGGPFFGQSGDDFFEQFFGDVFPPRVYRERIPSLGSGFVISDNGYVLTNEHVVHSAEQIKVTLPDGRQFDGKLVGSDSSFDLAVLKIDAKGLPVAVLGNSDDIVVGEWAIAIGNPFGFLLNDPSPSVTAGVISALKRDVKSTGLQGGIYKDMIQTDAAINPGNSGGPLVNGKGQVIGVNTFIFTQSGGSLGMGFAIPVNIAKRVVEEIIKFGAVRGVWVGISVQDITPYVASHLGITDTHGVIVARLEQGSPADKAGVKAGDIIRKVQGQQVNNSTDAQRSIFGAGVGDVVVLTIERDDKRWDVKLKLEEVPKKS, encoded by the coding sequence TTGGAAAGGCAAGTAGTCGTGGAAAACAGTAGAAATCGCACGGTAATCGGCCTCGCAATAGGGCTGCTGTCGATCGGCGTTCTCGTCCTGGGGATCGCCATCGGCAGGGCCAACATCGGCAAAGGCGCTGGGGACTCATTGCTGAAAGGAGGTCCAGAGGCTGCGGAACCGTTGAGACTGGTGACGCGGTCCAGTGACGACACCCCCGCAGGCAGCATGAGCACTCTCGACATTTCGCGTGATGTGGATGATTCGAGGGACAACGCGATAGTGCGCGCTTCGAGAATCGCGGGCCCTTCCGTGGTCAGCGTCAGCGTCATTCAGACCTTGGTCGCAAGAGGGGGACCCTTCTTCGGTCAGTCGGGGGACGATTTCTTTGAACAGTTTTTCGGCGACGTTTTTCCTCCTCGAGTGTACCGCGAGCGCATACCCAGCCTGGGTTCCGGCTTTGTCATAAGCGACAACGGCTACGTTCTTACGAACGAGCACGTCGTTCACAGCGCCGAGCAGATAAAGGTGACACTCCCTGACGGGAGGCAGTTCGACGGCAAGCTTGTGGGCTCGGACTCCAGCTTCGATCTCGCAGTGTTGAAGATCGACGCGAAGGGATTACCGGTCGCCGTTCTCGGCAACTCGGACGACATAGTGGTGGGCGAGTGGGCGATCGCCATAGGTAACCCCTTCGGCTTTCTCTTGAATGACCCGAGCCCGTCTGTCACTGCCGGTGTGATAAGCGCCCTCAAGCGGGACGTGAAGTCCACCGGTCTTCAGGGAGGCATCTACAAGGACATGATTCAGACGGACGCGGCGATAAATCCCGGCAACAGCGGCGGCCCACTCGTGAACGGCAAGGGCCAAGTCATCGGTGTGAACACGTTCATTTTTACGCAGAGCGGCGGGTCGCTGGGAATGGGGTTTGCGATACCCGTGAACATCGCCAAGAGAGTCGTCGAAGAGATAATCAAATTTGGAGCGGTGAGGGGTGTCTGGGTTGGAATATCGGTTCAGGACATCACTCCCTACGTCGCCTCGCATCTCGGCATCACCGACACGCACGGAGTGATAGTGGCGCGCCTGGAGCAGGGTAGTCCTGCGGACAAAGCGGGTGTCAAAGCGGGAGACATAATCAGGAAGGTCCAGGGGCAGCAAGTGAACAACTCGACCGATGCACAGAGAAGCATCTTCGGAGCAGGTGTGGGCGACGTAGTCGTTCTCACGATAGAGCGCGATGACAAGAGATGGGACGTCAAGCTTAAGCTAGAGGAGGTGCCGAAAAAGAGCTAG
- the purB gene encoding adenylosuccinate lyase, translated as MIERYTRPAMGALWSEEKKLSTWLEVEIVICEQMEALGLCPAGTGARIRKRARFDASKIKDLELLVKHDVIAFVSNVAENLGDESRFFHYGLTSSDLLDTSEALLLRDACLIIESDLEELKSVLRELALRHKGTVMAGRTHGVHAEPITFGLKVLVWFEEAGRNLSRVKTARDNVSVGKVSGAVGTFSHLPPELEELVCKRLGLQPEPASTQIVQRDRHAELLCALAVTAASLEKFATEIRHLQRTEVREVEECFAEGQKGSSAMPHKRNPILCERICGLARVVRSNATAGMEDVALWHERDISHSSVERIIVPDSFILVDYMLATFTDVMRTLRVYPERMKENVGKSGEVVFSQRVLLELVKRGMRRDEAYGLVQSIAGLSWSGTASFRDAVLKNERLRALLDEKTLEECFDISYLLRNVDRIYQRVLGE; from the coding sequence ATGATAGAAAGATACACGCGCCCCGCAATGGGTGCCCTCTGGAGCGAGGAGAAAAAGCTCTCCACGTGGCTCGAAGTAGAAATCGTGATATGCGAGCAGATGGAGGCTCTGGGCCTTTGTCCCGCTGGTACGGGGGCGAGAATAAGAAAACGCGCGCGCTTTGACGCCTCGAAGATCAAGGATCTAGAGCTTCTCGTCAAGCACGACGTGATCGCGTTCGTTTCTAACGTTGCTGAGAACCTGGGCGATGAGTCCAGGTTTTTCCATTACGGGCTGACCTCTTCCGACCTTCTCGACACGTCGGAGGCCTTGCTGTTGCGAGACGCCTGTCTCATCATCGAGTCAGACTTGGAGGAACTCAAGAGCGTCCTCAGGGAACTGGCCCTGAGGCACAAGGGAACAGTAATGGCGGGGCGCACCCACGGAGTGCACGCCGAGCCCATAACGTTTGGGCTCAAGGTCCTGGTCTGGTTTGAGGAAGCGGGGCGCAATCTGTCCCGCGTGAAGACTGCCCGCGACAACGTGTCCGTGGGGAAGGTTTCGGGAGCCGTGGGAACTTTCTCTCACCTGCCGCCCGAGCTTGAGGAACTTGTCTGCAAACGACTGGGTCTGCAGCCTGAGCCCGCGTCTACTCAGATAGTGCAGAGAGACAGGCACGCCGAGCTCCTCTGCGCTCTTGCCGTCACGGCGGCCTCACTCGAGAAGTTCGCAACCGAGATAAGACATCTTCAGCGAACCGAAGTGCGAGAAGTGGAGGAGTGCTTTGCGGAGGGACAGAAGGGTTCCTCCGCCATGCCTCACAAGAGAAACCCCATTCTCTGCGAAAGAATCTGCGGCCTCGCGAGGGTCGTGAGGAGCAATGCGACGGCCGGAATGGAAGACGTCGCCCTCTGGCACGAGCGGGACATCAGTCACTCTTCCGTGGAGAGAATCATAGTTCCCGACTCGTTCATACTCGTTGATTACATGCTTGCCACGTTTACGGACGTCATGAGAACGCTTCGCGTGTATCCGGAAAGGATGAAGGAAAATGTTGGGAAATCAGGCGAGGTCGTGTTCTCGCAGCGCGTTCTTCTCGAACTGGTGAAGCGCGGGATGCGTCGCGACGAAGCCTACGGTCTGGTGCAGTCCATTGCCGGCCTTTCGTGGAGCGGAACGGCAAGCTTCAGGGACGCAGTATTGAAGAACGAGAGGCTGCGAGCTCTCCTCGACGAGAAGACTCTCGAAGAGTGTTTTGACATTTCCTACCTCCTCAGAAACGTAGACAGAATCTACCAGAGAGTGCTCGGTGAATAG